The Coccidioides posadasii str. Silveira chromosome 5, complete sequence genome has a segment encoding these proteins:
- a CDS encoding uncharacterized protein (EggNog:ENOG410PITJ): MISQNSGFHALVLGATGISGWSLTSQLLHNYPRPGVWSRITGVTRKAMSDEEMSYWPKDERFTLASGFDLHNDNKEVLKRKFEAKVKDVESVTHVYYLGRFCWEQR, encoded by the coding sequence ATGATATCTCAAAACAGCGGCTTCCACGCACTTGTATTGGGAGCAACAGGCATATCAGGCTGGAGTCTCACTAGCCAGCTTCTCCATAATTATCCGCGGCCGGGAGTATGGAGCCGCATAACCGGCGTGACGCGAAAAGCTATGAGCGACGAGGAAATGTCGTATTGGCCGAAAGATGAAAGGTTCACGCTGGCCTCGGGGTTCGATTTGCACAATGATAATAAAGAGGTATTGAAGCGGAAGTTTGAGGCGAAGGTAAAGGATGTGGAAAGTGTGACACATGTTTATTACCTGGGTAGGTTTTGTTGGGAGCAGAGATGA
- a CDS encoding uncharacterized protein (EggNog:ENOG410PITJ) gives MNSYNAAHPIAVYLSLFAYINGERAECPFPGSFGTWKALSNQAGAEMIAKAAIHLSLLDDPSVNGQGYNVASSATPSNWEATWPAICSWFGLVGKPPVDCDKDKTRLSGPDEYIRVHENEYKRMLDEYGLKHWPAVSPTMDGSPNWGLTKLSFDRQLNLQKLKATGFAEDERLEESWIRALELMRKAKVIP, from the coding sequence ATGAATTCTTATAACGCCGCTCACCCCATCGCCGTCTATCTCTCACTATTTGCATATATAAACGGAGAAAGAGCAGAATGCCCGTTTCCTGGTAGCTTCGGCACATGGAAAGCGTTGTCTAACCAAGCAGGAGCTGAGATGATTGCGAAAGCAGCTATACACCTGTCGTTATTGGATGATCCGTCTGTCAATGGGCAAGGATATAATGTTGCTTCCTCAGCTACTCCCTCTAATTGGGAAGCAACTTGGCCAGCCATTTGTTCCTGGTTTGGCCTTGTGGGAAAGCCACCCGTTGACTGCGACAAGGACAAGACCAGATTATCAGGGCCGGATGAATATATCCGTGTGCACGAGAACGAATATAAGAGGATGTTGGACGAGTACGGTCTAAAGCATTGGCCGGCAGTTTCTCCAACGATGGATGGCTCGCCGAATTGGGGGTTGACCAAGCTAAGTTTTGACCGACAACTCAACCTTCAGAAGCTGAAAGCAACTGGATTTGCGGAAGACGAGAGACTAGAGGAGAGTTGGATCCGTGCCCTGGAGCTGATGAGAAAGGCGAAGGTGATTCCATGA
- a CDS encoding uncharacterized protein (EggNog:ENOG410PR4M~COG:S~TransMembrane:2 (i130-154o166-189i)), protein MQVDPQEETPPSACLEPDTSDRQQRSSPLSPDRESISISTLDTNDYQILQQSGGARNDETTEPSPIEAPAAECGSHVEPKAPCMRPEATETGPQHCDKQDGATDALVSMNPERKRQKLIRKLKRLSTRTWAWEFFCWLVSFASMMAVIIILRVYNGKALPQWPLGITINAAISVFGTISQMAMLVPVTASISQLK, encoded by the coding sequence ATGCAAGTTGACCCGCAGGAGGAAACTCCCCCGAGTGCTTGCCTCGAACCAGATACCTCTGATAGACAGCAGAGAAGCAGCCCTCTTTCTCCGGACAGAGAGTCTATCTCGATTAGCACATTGGATACAAACGACTATCAAATCTTACAACAGAGTGGTGGAGCCCGAAATGATGAAACCACGGAGCCCTCACCCATAGAAGCTCCAGCCGCCGAATGTGGCAGTCATGTAGAACCGAAAGCTCCGTGTATGAGACCAGAAGCTACAGAGACGGGTCCTCAGCATTGTGATAAGCAAGATGGTGCTACAGACGCGTTGGTGAGCATGAATCCTGAGAGAAAACGCCAGAAATTGATTCGAAAACTCAAACGTTTATCCACACGAACCTGGGCATGGGAGTTTTTCTGTTGGTTAGTATCTTTTGCATCCATGATGGCTGTCATCATCATTCTCCGGGTGTATAACGGCAAAGCGTTGCCTCAGTGGCCCTTGGGGATCACTATCAACGCAGCTATCTCGGTGTTCGGAACGATCTCGCAGATGGCGATGCTTGTCCCTGTCACAGCAAGTATCAGCCAGCTCAAATAG
- a CDS encoding uncharacterized protein (SECRETED:SignalP(1-26)~EggNog:ENOG410PSUH~TransMembrane:1 (n6-18c26/27o190-215i)): MVSLRLLSTVAPLTLLVIPYSISVSAIEDPTPLQTCFDFTGRPLTNNTQCPGSNACCHYLHQCTGNRLCTQPNSPEYVNALCAVNPWQNCSNICQYGADGDGYLPRVRRCLNGSYCCDSDKNCCDKGNGIFLDSEGNIVQSSTSQPSSPTSTLFSPLSDLPASAASVTSFPSIAPTTTPTSAPKSSTLPLAVNIGIGVAVGFSVLSCGILFAIYLQKRQKNKTNQNNESKDLPPDGEGWPVSNSRSMWPHEMAHSPIPHEFEMPNDSIRVELAGDMPPYPEVYGSGLKCDIKKGPPTMI, encoded by the exons ATGGTTTCCTTGAGGCTGCTTAGCACGGTAGCCCCGTTGACGTTGTTGGTTATTCCTTATTCTATCTCGGTTTCTGCAATCGAAGACCCCACACCATTACAAACCTGCTTCGATTTTACGGGGAGACCGTTAACGAATAATACGCAATGTCCTGGTTCGAACGCTTGCTGTCACTATCTACACCAATGCACAGGCAATCGGCTTTGTACTCAGCCAAATTCTCCCGAATACGTTAACGCTTTGTGTGCGGTTAATCCGTGGCAGAACTGCTCGAATATATGTCAATATG GAGCGGATGGCGATGGCTACCTACCACGCGTAAGGAGATGCTTGAATGGCAGCTACTGCTGTGACTCGGACAAAAACTGCTGCGACAAGGGCAACGGCATCTTTCTAGACAGCGAAGGAAACATAGTTCAATCTTCCACCTCCCAACCCTCGTCGCCGACAAGTACTTTATTTTCACCATTATCCGACCTGCCTGCCTCAGCAGCCAGTGTTACTTCATTTCCATCAATTGCTCCCACAACTACTCCGACATCAGCCCCAAAATCCTCCACACTTCCCTTAGCTGTGAACATCGGCATAGGCGTTGCAGTTGGTTTTAGCGTCCTTTCGTGTGGGATTTTATTTGCTATATATCTTCAAAAGAGACAGAAGAATAAGACCAACCAGAATAACGAGTCCAAAGATCTGCCACCCGATGGGGAGGGTTGGCCAGTGAGCAATAGTCGGAGCATGTGGCCTCACGAAATGGCACATTCACCAATCCCTCATGAATTTGAAATGCCTAACGATTCGATACGTGTGGAACTGGCGGGCGATATGCCCCCGTACCCCGAAGTGTATGGTTCAGGGTTGAAATGCGATATAAAGAAGGGGCCTCCAACCATGATTTAA
- a CDS encoding uncharacterized protein (EggNog:ENOG410PRQC~COG:S~TransMembrane:1 (o75-93i)), with product MSARLILARSRGYFGLGVSHRELTCPPSRFQCLSTRPTVPRIAEPSIWRAVIPKFLRRDWPASQRNSPEKEWNPATYFIVMFILVGSQALRMVQIKNDHANYIRSTEARIRVLREVIEKLQKGEDVDVRRILGTGDEAAEREWEEVLREIAQEDEPRQSGSRKDEPQAPTKNKSLRDDNSMSSTPSTETTSETGEPQSSKRAARFF from the exons ATGTCAGCGAGACTCATCCTCGCCAGATCGCGGGGCTATTTCGGCCTCGGGGTATCTCACAGGGAGTTAACATGTCCACCTTCCCGATTCCAATGCCTCTCCACCCGGCCAACCGTTCCTCGAATCGCTGAGCCATCAATATGGCGAGCCGTCATTCCAAAATTTCTTCGTCGCGATTGGCCTGCGTCACAACGGAACTCCCCGGAGAAGGAATGGAATCCTGCAACTTACTTCATTGTGATGTTCATTCTTGTGGGATCGCAGGCCCTTCGAATGGTTCAAATTAAAAACGACCATGCGAATTACATTCGGAGCACAGAAGCAAGAATACGAGTGCTAAGGGAGGTGATTGAGAAGCTACAAAAAGGAGAGGATGTTGATGTCAGGAGAATTCTCGGGACCGGAGACGAGGCTGCTGAGAGGGAATGGGAAGAAG TTCTGCGGGAAATCGCACAGGAGGACGAACCCCGACAATCTGGCTCCAGAAAGGATGAGCCTCAAGCTCCAACGAAAAACAAGTCTCTCAGGGATGATAATTCGATGAGCTCTACGCCTTCGACAGAAACTACGTCTGAAACAGGTGAACCTCAATCAAGCAAACGTGCAGCCAGGTTCTTCtaa